The following proteins are co-located in the Fischerella sp. PCC 9605 genome:
- a CDS encoding recombinase family protein, with translation MVNWHSPYLWVWVRDEWGVVQKDPNREVINRINLVFEIFGQRKSASKVLQTFNSEGLLLPRRNRFGDIFWRKPSVASIISILKNPAYAGAFVYGRTRTLKRGLVSNQPQQKQLPMAEWKIRVNDVRPYITLQTYERNQAPLMETSE, from the coding sequence GTGGTGAACTGGCACTCACCTTACCTGTGGGTTTGGGTTCGTGATGAATGGGGAGTGGTGCAGAAAGACCCAAATCGTGAGGTGATTAACCGAATTAACTTAGTGTTTGAGATTTTTGGGCAACGTAAGTCAGCTTCCAAAGTGTTGCAGACGTTCAACAGTGAAGGGCTGTTGCTTCCACGGAGAAATCGCTTTGGTGATATTTTCTGGCGCAAGCCTAGCGTGGCAAGTATCATCTCAATTCTGAAAAATCCTGCCTACGCTGGTGCATTTGTATATGGACGTACACGTACTCTCAAACGTGGTTTGGTTTCAAATCAGCCACAACAAAAGCAATTGCCAATGGCCGAATGGAAAATCCGAGTCAATGACGTACGACCATACATCACATTGCAAACCTACGAGCGTAATCAGGCACCGCTTATGGAAACATCTGAGTAA
- a CDS encoding recombinase family protein, giving the protein MRLQYALRQRAIELGWSDNNIEVIDTDLGITAASAEQRPGFKELLAQVTLGLVGIILSYDVTRLSRNCSDWYPLLDLCGYRGCLIADRDGVYDPSSANVSIIVGTQRTNFRSRVAYDSFPLKCWDS; this is encoded by the coding sequence TTGCGTCTGCAATACGCTCTGCGTCAGCGAGCTATAGAACTGGGCTGGTCGGATAATAACATTGAGGTAATTGACACTGATCTAGGTATTACCGCCGCCAGCGCAGAACAGCGACCAGGCTTTAAAGAACTGTTAGCCCAGGTAACTTTAGGATTAGTAGGGATTATCCTCTCTTATGATGTTACTCGCCTGTCACGTAATTGCTCAGATTGGTATCCCTTGCTGGACTTGTGTGGTTACAGAGGTTGTTTGATTGCTGACAGAGATGGGGTTTATGATCCAAGTAGTGCCAATGTGTCGATTATTGTTGGGACTCAAAGGACAAATTTCCGAAGTAGAGTTGCATACGATTCGTTCCCGCTTAAGTGCTGGGATTCTTAG